The Fusobacterium sp. genome contains a region encoding:
- a CDS encoding MurR/RpiR family transcriptional regulator — protein MTGIAKLYRKNYNHLTKAEKQIAEYICENSKKVIMMTSLELGKELNVSDATVLRFSKKIGFSKYNELKEYLAEELEARKSVIDKMLDNWNNDREDNNSVKKMINADIKNMQKLYMDLDLEEIDNVVKLMQTSKKIFVIGVGSSRAVAEMLGWHCMVLGLEAVTISEGGYGLFEKIAHVTKDDCVIFFSVPKYLKDEVQMMELLHAKKVPSVVITNNLFTKIASYASIFIPVETDNTSFFNSFILHAEVCNVILLKLFEGDRNRYFQYFKQNEKDQSFLYEDEDPSPTY, from the coding sequence ATGACCGGAATTGCAAAGCTATATAGGAAGAACTATAACCATTTGACAAAAGCTGAAAAACAGATAGCAGAATACATATGTGAAAATTCTAAAAAAGTTATTATGATGACTTCACTGGAACTTGGAAAAGAGCTTAATGTCAGTGATGCAACTGTATTAAGATTTTCTAAGAAAATAGGATTTTCTAAATATAATGAACTTAAAGAATATCTTGCAGAAGAGTTAGAGGCAAGAAAAAGTGTCATTGATAAAATGCTGGATAACTGGAATAATGACAGAGAGGACAATAACAGTGTAAAAAAAATGATAAATGCTGATATAAAGAATATGCAGAAACTCTATATGGATCTTGATTTAGAGGAAATAGATAATGTAGTAAAACTTATGCAGACATCAAAAAAAATATTTGTCATTGGTGTAGGAAGCAGCAGAGCTGTTGCTGAAATGCTTGGGTGGCATTGCATGGTTCTTGGACTTGAGGCTGTAACTATATCTGAAGGAGGATATGGTCTGTTTGAAAAAATAGCCCATGTAACAAAAGATGACTGTGTAATATTCTTTAGTGTACCAAAGTATCTGAAAGATGAAGTACAGATGATGGAGCTTCTTCATGCTAAAAAAGTTCCTTCTGTGGTTATCACAAATAACCTTTTTACTAAAATTGCATCCTATGCTTCAATATTTATCCCAGTTGAAACAGATAATACAAGCTTTTTTAACTCTTTCATACTTCATGCTGAAGTATGTAATGTCATTCTTCTAAAACTTTTTGAAGGGGATAGAAACAGATATTTTCAATACTTTAAACAAAATGAAAAGGATCAGAGTTTTCTTTATGAAGATGAAGACCCTTCTCCTACATACTAA
- a CDS encoding MFS transporter produces MEKNIIFRNKIFFSIGLIITVLGNITFNFSTNLYLLEKTEKGIVLATNISFSILPLIISAPIMGKIIDKIQEKKKVILFSNFSNLLLMATMFILWDKINTVYMIYIGILLNNFFSFLIYLTFKASKPQLFPREWLIKANSISSAIDSICGVLSPIIGGFLYSILKIQSILELNIICIIIAILTNTLLVFENKTLNENYTVKEYKIEDIDILKLIVIIGIIFNIGYGLSFSVTIPYIINKVFQLNSRLYGVIQSFFYIGMIMGAILFAAGIKEVTLRQFYGIFYRLSIIFILFFLPLLVSFNSNINIVIYITAMILFGIEASCFDIYLMTFVQKKISENIIGKYLGIFISISKMFFLMSIFISGIIIDYISYKIIFIIGIILFVISGIIIELVNKDYKN; encoded by the coding sequence ATGGAGAAAAATATTATATTTAGAAATAAGATTTTTTTTTCTATAGGATTAATTATCACAGTATTAGGCAACATAACTTTTAATTTTTCCACCAATTTATACCTCTTGGAAAAAACAGAAAAAGGGATAGTCTTAGCAACAAATATATCTTTTTCAATTTTACCTTTAATAATATCAGCTCCAATTATGGGAAAAATTATTGATAAGATTCAAGAAAAGAAAAAAGTAATACTTTTCAGTAATTTCAGTAATTTATTGTTAATGGCTACTATGTTTATTTTATGGGACAAAATAAACACAGTTTATATGATATATATAGGAATATTATTAAATAATTTTTTTTCTTTTTTAATATATTTAACATTTAAAGCTTCAAAACCACAGTTATTTCCTAGAGAATGGCTGATAAAAGCTAATTCTATTTCTTCTGCAATTGATTCAATTTGTGGAGTATTGTCACCAATAATAGGAGGATTTTTATATTCTATTTTAAAAATACAATCTATTTTAGAGTTAAACATAATATGTATAATAATAGCTATTTTGACTAATACACTATTAGTTTTTGAAAATAAGACACTTAATGAAAATTATACAGTTAAGGAATATAAAATTGAAGATATAGATATTTTAAAATTGATTGTAATTATAGGAATAATATTTAATATAGGATATGGATTATCATTTTCAGTTACAATTCCATATATAATAAATAAAGTTTTTCAATTAAACAGCAGATTATATGGAGTTATTCAAAGCTTTTTTTATATAGGAATGATAATGGGAGCTATTTTGTTTGCTGCTGGAATAAAGGAGGTTACGCTAAGACAATTCTATGGAATATTTTATAGATTAAGCATAATATTTATACTGTTTTTTTTACCTTTACTTGTCAGCTTTAATTCAAATATAAATATAGTTATTTATATAACAGCAATGATCCTCTTTGGAATAGAAGCATCTTGCTTTGATATTTATTTAATGACATTTGTACAGAAAAAAATATCAGAGAATATTATTGGAAAATATTTAGGAATTTTCATAAGTATAAGTAAAATGTTTTTTTTAATGAGTATATTTATTTCAGGAATAATAATTGATTATATATCTTACAAAATAATTTTTATAATAGGAATAATTTTATTTGTTATCAGTGGTATTATAATAGAATTAGTAAATAAAGATTATAAAAATTAA
- a CDS encoding DMT family transporter, which translates to MLYLIIAVLSNTFMTFIIRLSEKKKSNRFNVNTFNYLFGGILAYFVIRKESVFSFNGDYRYTLLLAVINAVLYITCLYLMQVNMKKNGAPLTTTYNRLGLLIPILVSVILFKEYPNQMQVIGCILAIFSIYYINKKDKSDGNASVSPFLLIALFLAGGMVDTLAKIYGHFGSSNLQGHFIFYTFVFSFIFSLILSIKSIKNLSKKEILIGFFIGIPNQITTLAQLKAVAVLPAYLVFPAYSISVILLVNLVNFLFFKEKLTIRQYIGTGIIISALICMNV; encoded by the coding sequence ATGCTGTATTTAATCATAGCAGTTTTATCAAATACATTTATGACTTTCATTATAAGATTGTCAGAAAAGAAAAAAAGCAACCGTTTCAATGTTAATACCTTTAATTATCTTTTTGGTGGTATACTGGCATACTTTGTCATTAGAAAGGAAAGTGTATTCTCTTTTAATGGAGATTACAGATATACACTTCTTCTCGCTGTGATAAATGCTGTATTATACATTACCTGCCTCTATCTTATGCAGGTAAATATGAAGAAAAATGGAGCTCCTCTTACTACTACATACAATAGGTTGGGGCTTCTTATCCCCATCCTTGTATCTGTTATCCTTTTTAAGGAGTACCCTAATCAAATGCAGGTAATAGGATGTATTCTGGCTATTTTTTCTATATACTACATCAACAAAAAGGATAAAAGTGATGGAAATGCCAGTGTTTCTCCCTTCCTTCTCATAGCTTTATTTTTAGCTGGAGGTATGGTGGACACTCTGGCAAAAATATATGGACACTTTGGCAGTTCAAATCTTCAGGGACATTTTATCTTTTATACATTTGTTTTTTCCTTTATATTCAGTCTTATATTAAGTATTAAAAGCATTAAAAATCTGAGTAAAAAAGAGATACTTATTGGTTTCTTTATAGGTATTCCCAATCAGATTACCACATTGGCGCAATTAAAAGCTGTTGCTGTACTTCCTGCTTATCTGGTATTCCCAGCATACAGTATTTCAGTCATACTTTTAGTTAATCTTGTGAATTTTCTTTTCTTTAAAGAAAAGCTCACAATACGTCAATATATAGGAACAGGTATCATTATTTCAGCTCTTATATGCATGAATGTCTAG